The proteins below are encoded in one region of Hordeum vulgare subsp. vulgare chromosome 3H, MorexV3_pseudomolecules_assembly, whole genome shotgun sequence:
- the LOC123442086 gene encoding uncharacterized protein LOC123442086, translated as MIIVDNAGSFLPAMNHSPWEGVTIADFVMPFFIFIVGVALALAYKRVPDKLDATRKATLRALKLFCVGLVLQGGFFHGVRSLTFGVDIAQIHLMGILQRIAIAYLVTTLCQIWLKGEDDVDSGLDLIKRYRYQLFAGLLITITYMALLYGTYVPNWEYRISGPGSTEKTFNVKCSVRGDSGRGCNAVGMIDRKILGIQHLYGGPIYARSQEWNIDSPQNGPLPPDAPSWCQAPFDPEGLLSSEKHDTFKMVGSGCPSHVFTNEPTGFLRLLSVIAKIAIGPTTRTEYTFYHHKISDSLTMHKASVHFIGGRPEARRLRFVGRAMPTERQAIKMAAREVIARLRDTLPVMKTRPYHYLPCHVSYTSHYAFACPEERKTMLLGCSCNTS; from the exons ATGATCATCGTGGACAACGCTGGATCATTTCTGCCGGCAATGAACCACTCCCCTTGGGAAGGTGTAACCATAGCTGATTTCGTCAtgccttttttcattttcattgttgGGGTCGCTCTAGCTCTGGCGTACAAG AGAGTGCCGGACAAATTGGATGCGACTCGAAAGGCAACACTTCGTGCACTGAAGCTGTTCTGTGTTGGTCTTGTTCTACAAG GTGGATTTTTTCATGGAGTTCGTAGCCTTACTTTTGGGGTTGATATTGCACAAATACATTTGATGGGTATACTGCAG AGAATCGCAATAGCTTATCTTGTCACAACACTGTGTCAGATTTGGCTCAAGGGAGAAGATGATGTAGATTCTGGACTTGATTTGATCAAGAGATACAGATATCAATTGT TTGCAGGCTTGCTCATCACAATCACCTACATGGCCCTCTTGTATGGTACCTACGTTCCCAACTGGGAGTATCGGATATCAGGTCCTGGTTCCACAGAGAAAACGTTCAAT GTCAAATGCAGTGTACGAGGTGACTCTGGGCGAGGCTGCAATGCAGTTGGCATGATTGACCGCAAAATCTTAGGCATCCAGCATCTCTACGGTGGACCGATTTATGCACGATCCCAGG AATGGAACATTGATTCACCACAAAATGGGCCACTCCCTCCTGATGCCCCCTCATGGTGTCAGGCCCCATTTGATCCTGAAGGGCTACTCAGTTCAGAAAAACATGATACCTTCAAA ATGGTTGGCAGCGGTTGCCCGTCTCACGTGTTCACCAACGAGCCGACGGGATTTTTGCGACTTCTTTCCGTCATTGCCAAGATCGCGATTGGACCGACGACTCGCACCGAGTACACGTTTTACCACCACAAGATCAGTGACTCCCTGACTATGCATAAGGCgtcggtgcattttattggtgggcGACCGGAGGCCCGTCGTCTTCGTTTCGTTGGCAGAGCCATGCCTACGGAGAGGCAGGCTATTAAGATGGCAGCCAGAGAGGTGATTGCCCGTCTTCGGGACACCCTCCCAgtgatgaagactcgtccttatcaCTACCTGCCATGCCACGTGTCGTACACCAGTCACTATGCTTTTGCGTGCCCAgaggagaggaagacgatgctATTGGGGTGCTCGTGCAATACCTCATAG